DNA sequence from the Pseudophryne corroboree isolate aPseCor3 chromosome 6, aPseCor3.hap2, whole genome shotgun sequence genome:
ccctgctccacttgtccacatgtccgtggttaagtggacattgggtacaactgcattttttaggacactggtgagtctttttctgaggtctgtgtacattttcggtatcgcctgcctagagaaatggaacctagatggtatttggtaccggggacacagtacctcaatcaagtctattgttgcctctgaattaatgatggataccgacctcatttctcactgcccaggctgccaaggcctgagttatctgctttgcagcaggatgactgctgtgatatttcatcttcctcgtaaaggactgttggacagtcaattgcttactggaagtagtacaagtggtcttccgacttcccctcttggatgacgatcgactcccagcagcaacaacagcagcgccagcagcagtaggcgttacactcaaggatgcatcggaggaatcccaggcaggagaggactcgtcagacttgacagtgacatggcctgcaggactgttggctttcctgggtaaggaggaaattgacactgaggtggtgtggtttgcaggagcttggttacaagaggaagggatttagtggtcagtggactgcttccgctgtcacccaaagtttttgaacttgtcactgacttatgatgaatgtgctgcaggtgacgtataagggaggatgttccgaggtggttaacgtccttacccctacttattacagcttgacaaaggcatcacacggcttgacacctgttgtccgcatttgtgttgaaataattccacaccgaagagcttatttttattgtattttgaccaggcatgtcaatggccatattcctcccatggacaacaggtgtctccccgggtgcctgactaaaacaaaccaccttaccatcagaatcctccttgtcaatttcctccccagtgccagcaacacccatatcctcatcctggtgtacttcaacagtgacatcttcaatttgactatcaggaactggactgcgggtgctccttccagcacttgcagggggcgtgcaaatggtggaaggcgcaagctcttcccgtccagtgttgggaaggtcaggcatcgcaaccgacacaattggactctccttggggatttgtgatttagaagaacgcacagttctttgctgtgcttttgccagcttaagtcttttcttttttctagcgagaggatgagtgcttccatcctcatgtgaagctgaaccactagccatgaacataggccagggcctcagccgttccttgccactccgtgtcgtaaatggcatattggcaagtttacgcttctcctcagacgcttttaattttgatttttgggtcattttactgaacttttgtgttttggattttacatgctctctactatgacattgggcatcggccttggcagacgacgttgatggcatttcatcgtctcggccataactagtggcagcagcttcagcacgaggtggaagtggatcttgatctttccctattttaacctccacatttttgttctccattttttaatgtgtggaattatatgccagtatcaatagcaatggcctactactatatttactgcgcacaactgaaattcagcacaggtatggatggatagtatacttgacgacacagaggtaggtacagcagtggcctaccgtactgctatatatagtatactggtggtcactatgtcagcaaactgcaaaactaaaatgcaccacaggtatagaatgtagatagatagtatacttaatgacgacacagaggtaggtacagcagtggcctaccgtactgctatatatagtatactggtggacactgtcagcaaactgcaaaactaaaatgcaccacaggtatagaatgtagatggatagtatacttaatggataacgacacagaggtaggtacagcagtggcctaccgtactgctatatatagtatactggtggtcactgtgtcagcaaactgcaaaactaaaatgcaccacaggtatagaatgtagatggatagtatacttaatgacgacacagaggtaggtacagcagtggcctaccgtactgctatatatagtatactggtggacactgtcagcaaactgcaaaactaaaatgcaccacaggtatagaatgtagatggatagtatacttaatgacgacacagaggtaggtacaccagtggcctaccgtactgctatatatagtatactggtggacactgtcagcaaactgcaaaactaaaatgcaccacaggtatagaatgtagatggatagtatacttaatggataacgacacagaggtaggtacagcagtggcctaccgtactgctatatatagtatactggtggtcactgtgtcagcaaactgcaaaactaaaatgcaccacaggtatagaatgtagatggatagtattgtcaaagtcagaaaaatatccctatacacgctgccatatttgcacctcacgctggtccgcgctgcgcatgcgtgcgctttcccgtgatagcgcatacccgctgatgcgtgcacccgctcgcatcggtatgcgtatttacggtaaggagtatgtagtcgtagcgtgcgacccaatcgttacatatttccacaattaatgtagtttgtagatcatggtccctttgatagattctgaaagtttggttaatatagaatgtccctgaatggaggaatccctctttgtattgtgcgaagggtctaacaggaatcatacagcagtgtttggtacccatcggaagagtatttaattagcaatattccggtgttggtttggagcgtattaatcgctcgtgcggatagctatggacataagaagtttatgtccatttctattatttactcatactcaggtatgcggcgggaaacctagtttcccacccacctgagctgtttgaaatcgtcacagcccacctgtatgaatcaccctatgaccttttgttataatgcgaagccgaattcctgcgtccaatggacaatgaggttgtagggaccattagattgcattgtgtgagtagcataaaagacgggcctgtggcatccagctttcacttctcatcaaacggttctcattgctgataatcgggaagctggatgtccagaggcgcatgcgatcataccctttgtgcgtaagtttctctccgtaatcatattgtcttactgtgagccaatctctctctctccgtctctctctctctctctctctctttctctcccttctctttctctcgtatctcccattgactagtattgtattgtattagatcagcatagtattgtattgtatttcttgtatagttatttggttaggaagtctctgttatattgtagtgtatcatttgtactgtgattcctttttacaagtatattagttataatacagttaataggctttggaccctaaaccagtatctgtgtatttcctatagttttaagtgttcacttgagcgtcggtgacgctcaagcagctttgtagttagtcaggttacacaaggttgcacttacaccctgtattcacattaaggtattctgtgtatttcattgataaaaggtttagacataaaggtatagcgttgtgagcgtctgcgccgctggtgatctcctcgtggtctcgagcgtccgctacgccatagcgaatcattactctagtcatcaccaataacgtgctgtcctgtgatcactgggccgtgagcaaacgtgacgcttgagcgtctcgcctacggctaagcgatcgttacgcaactagcgtacccttacggtacttcttgagtaaacagcgtactgtgttcttagacttcattaagggttgtttatacgacaaaggaatttaacattgtcaattggggactcgtcctgtccttctcatatctgcactatcagcagacattatcccccagcaaagggtgggaggttgtctcacagtgctgacgggataagcgtctgcttcgcttagataaagagtgctgaaggaatccgggaaccggaagtaagaacaaaacgcttgtgtcctttaaaactgtttatttctcttctgtcttgcgtatacacgcacgcatacatatatatctgcatttctttttcaatttcgtatatcactattcctgtttgccaatttttatagttgatagaaagtgctaaaagagatttgctgttatttcatagtagaggtaatagttaaagtatagaccaacacacggcttgtctgggagataaggcagtcagtgtggtgtgcggtagatgatcagggatcatctacattgataaaagtagaaattgtgttacggtggatcttttgttttgcgtacacgtgtctctaacaaagactagcgtacgcaatccaaaggcagacgcacgcagcgtacattacgcaacgtagcgtccggttacgcccacgtagctcaagttgtgataaggcgataagtaacgcaaaggcgataagaaacgcacagcggtagataacgcgacgcggtaaataacgcaaatctatttttggaaaatttgaaatttagtttaacagatcctgctcctaattggtaacacagctgggctaaagaaaatttctgcgcagaaatagatatagaaacgaaagtgtacatgtgttggggtatatgcaatagcgggcgaatcgcggcattagatccgcctctgtgcgattcgcccgctatcgccagccgcagccctgtcgccgggaccctggatTCACTATATTCAATGAAAAAAcgattcgcccctcccgcaggcggatccaggccaatcggcgagtagtgggcgtaatgaattcgccttcccgcccaaagcagccctttattagggcttgtttgctgcatgtgctctgcagccattttgtgaacctgcagagaggtgtgaggaggagcAGAGCTAacaatttggttgtttgctgtggatatctttggacaccccagcaggctttattcctggacagtcaggaggattcctgttaccccggagcagagccattttaggagcttttactacatttgtaggtaagtaccacatgtgtgtctggtgttgcatgtatgtgtttgtgtagtgggggttgccatgaggtgtacatggggtgtttgtgtatgtgtgcatgtgtgcaggtatgtgtatagccccttgcttgtgttgctgcatttttagggagacttgtgttttggggtagtttttcacgtttttttttttttttttttattgacttttttgggtcttctattagcattggtgtacctcctgagtgtgcagggatgctttctggccaatttggggtgatttggagcaagttgagtcgacagccaggttgacatgtgctgctgattgtttttcaaacatgtgttttcccgcctaattttgctgtggggtgcctcctgagtgtgctgggatgctttctggccaatttggggtgatttggagcaagttgagtcgacagccaggttgacatgtgctgctgattgtttttcaaacatgtgttttcccgcctaattttgctgtggggtgcctcctgagtgtgctgggatgctttctggccaatttggggtgatttggagcaagttgagtcgacagccaggttgacatgtgctgctgattgtttttcaaacatgtgttttcccgcctaattttgctgtggggtgcctcctgagtgtgctgggatgctttctggccaatttggggtgatttggagcaagttgagtcgacagccaggttgacatgtgctgctgattgtttttcaaacatgtgttttcccgcctaattttgctgtggggtgcctcctgagtgtgctgggatgctttctggccaatttggggtgatttggagcaagttgagtcgacagccaggttgacatgtgctgctgattgtttttcaaacatgtgttttcccgcctaattttgctgtggggtgcctcctgagtgtgctgggatgctttctggccaatttggggtgatttggagcaagttgagtcgacagccaggttgacatgtgctgctgattgtttttcaaacatgtgttttcccgcctaattttgctgtggggtgcctcctgagtgtgctgggatgctttctggccaatttggggtgatttggagcaagttgagtcgacattttgtgaggggcagccattttgtaaggggcagccattttgtgaggggcagccatttatacatgtatgtatttttttttataacagagatgtcaagggacaatcagacccgatccgccccttcccccaacccctcggatctatccctgcaaagcaatgaggagtgggagccaacccaggaggcggatgcgaccgaccaggcatctagtgaccagccgcggtcgtcaagggcccatgagaagtccaagaaaaagcctagtaaaaaggtacttaaccacacctgcagacacaaatagcatcaaactttacccactgtagtttgtgcaatgccatgcacacctactgtaataggtgcgcaatgccagggatactgacactcacaggtactcaCAGATcataatataatttatttttattttttttaatccctaaaggcaagaagccagccagaggagcagtcggaggaggaagcctctggtgaagaagcaggacagaaaaagccgcgtggacccagatacactgaggcggaaaactgtgtcctagtggattgcgtcgacaggtcctacgacattTTGTATGGATCAAGGGCACAGAAAACAGCATTTAAGGTAAAGCGGAACATCTGGGAAACCATCGCCAGTCAAGTAACTGCAATTTCTGGAAACCGTCGGAGCACCCgaaattgcttgaagcggtacagtgattgccgcagacagaccaagaagaagatggggattcaacgccgacatgagacagctacgggaggtggcccggctctcaatttgaagtggctaccctgggagaacgttattagaaggcgcttgaaccctgtcatggtcgaaggagttcgcggaggtgtggactccagccgtcctgctggctttcccgaggaggaagaaccgcccagaagacggaggaaggcgggagaccagccgtccaaaaggaggtctgatggtaagaattcattcacatgagctgtagttccctttaaaatttttgtatgtgctaatatatgtggtttttttttttttttttttcagacagacctgcccagaggacatcacctgcgcacaggacatcgccagcgcacggaccgttacctgtgcagcaggcatcggcagcagcgcgcggaccatcaactgcgccgcaagcatcgcgagcacacagatcgtcacctgtgcgccaaagttcgtcatcgcgcagtaggtcacctgtgcaccagacgacatcagtgcacagactatcacctgtgcaccagacaccgtcggcgaccacaccacaagatgggcgccaaactacagctcctgcgcgcaggccatcaccagatcgtcgtctctccaggagctctgggactgtgactgaagagcctcaagacacaacccttgtggaccaatcactcgatctgtttgagtctacagggttaactgacgaaacttttcttgggtttgaggacagccgtgcagatgtatccagtcagacccttgaaaagtcttccgaaacgaggacaagtggagctcctggagcagcggcatcacaggatggagaaggtttgtttgtttttttttgtggggggggggggcagtaattgTGTAAAGTTTCTCAACATTTCCAAaatttattttgcaaacagtggtgccacgaaccagcagcggactagcttcgggggtTGGTtcgtacttcaggccggatctcctacaggggtcgtcagaggatgacgaggtggaagtgcaggatgatccagttgctac
Encoded proteins:
- the LOC134934604 gene encoding serine/arginine repetitive matrix protein 1-like → MGIQRRHETATGGGPALNLKWLPWENVIRRRLNPVMVEGVRGGVDSSRPAGFPEEEEPPRRRRKAGDQPSKRRSDDRPAQRTSPAHRTSPAHGPLPVQQASAAARGPSTAPQASRAHRSSPVRQSSSSRSRSPVHQTTSVHRLSPVHQTPSATTPQDGRQTTAPARRPSPDRRLSRSSGTVTEEPQDTTLVDQSLDLFESTGLTDETFLGFEDSRADVSSQTLEKSSETRTSGAPGAAASQDGEVVPRTSSGLASGVGSYFRPDLLQGSSEDDEVEVQDDPVATSLPAQMNVVADIQEGQNPSNVQRVHTLASEIGTRQDTYTNVVGSRVDNIERTMEKMSNNLHELQKTISDSTATILQIIIEDRRENRNILNIMSDSLVKLVEKTTCLAESNKNMSDSHRHSASSQQIIANTLQMIYDKLPVPAHQHAVCF